Part of the Henckelia pumila isolate YLH828 chromosome 2, ASM3356847v2, whole genome shotgun sequence genome is shown below.
CCGACATCTTGACGAAtgattgaaatgtgagtatctcacagaaaaagacccaatgattttatggaaagggttgAAAGAAATATTTGAGAATATAAGAAaagttatacttccgaccgtccgtgatgaatggaatacattgagattccaagactttaaaaaagtcaatgataacaattctgcgatgtatcgaatagtctcgcagtAAAAATTTTGTGGACATATTGTTACTGAAATGAAAATGCTTGAAAAAacattttccacattccacgcatcaaatataattctacaacaacagtatagagtgcgtggattttttagatattctgaactcatcgcatgtcttcttgtggcggaaaagaacaacgaatatttaatgagaaatcatcaatctcGATCCACTGGATAAAAGGCATTTCCAGAAGAAAATGTcgtaataaaaaatgaaaaccaaaatcaaaggcatagacaagattttggtcgaggacgaggtcgaggacgtgggcgtggacgtaaaaatgatcgcggtcgtggtcgcgaccgtggatatgaaaataatcgagatagttatttcaatagcTCATCTCAAacgaacgtcacgaaccaccttctaaaaaggcagcatgaaaacacgagtgaaaataaaaatcactcaaaaagatctgagagtgtttgttatatatgtggcactccaggacattgatcacatatttgtcgagcccctgagcacctatgtaagctctataaagaatcgataaaggaaaaaggaaaaaagaccaattttgttgaaaacagtaaCCATTTAAGTGGTTCATCTCATTTCGATGCTgctgattttttgaatgatttcgaaaatattgattaatatattggtgggactagaaTGTAATATATTGTACTTTTcatgtatttttatgttatataattatgaaacatgttatattttgtatatgtgttttcattaatttttctttattgcatattCTTTTtggaagtttgatatgaaaaatgctATGAGAAAAGATAAACACAGAAATAATCCCATGGATGtttgcataccggatagtggtacaacgcacactattttccgagatgaaagatattttttggaactaaaaccaacaaaaacaatagtgaatacaatatcaagtcctgtagacttgattgaaagttgtggtaaagcacaatttttaTTACCTAATGATACAAAATTTatgataaatgatgttttatattcaccaaaattgaaaagaaatttgttgagttttaatgacatattctcatgggtatgatactgagacgataattgatggaaatcagaaatatatttgtcttaccacatataaatcaagaaataaatatgtagttgaaaaactaccaatgctccctactggattgcattatacacatataagtccaatcgaatcaaatatggtggttaatagttcttcaatattaaccaattgacatgatcgattgggacatcctggttcaacaatgatgcgaagaattattaaaaatacacatgttcatccactgaaagaccagaagatctttcagaataataagtttcaatgtaaaacatgttttcttgaaaaacttattataagaccatcatcagctaaaatccaaacagaatcactcatatttcttgaacgtattcagggtgatacttgtgggccaattcatccaccatgtggaccatttcgatactttacggtattgatcgatgtctctagcagatggtcacatgtatgcttattgtcaactcgaaatgtgacatttgcaagattaatgactcaaataataaaattgcggaatcaatttcccgattatacaatcaagaaaataagacttgataattaatgctggagaatttattTCCCAGACTTTCAACGACTATTGTTTGTCGatgggaatcactgttgaacatcatgtagctcatgttcatacacaaaatggattagctgaatcattgattaaacgtctacaactgatttctagaccaatgattatgagaacaaaactccctatttctatatgagGACAtgaaattttacatgctgctgcattgattcgcatcagaccaagtcatatcataaattctccccattgcagcttggatttggcaaagaaccagatatttctcatctgagaatttttggatgtaaggtgtatgtgcctattgcaccacctcaacgataaaaaatgggtcctcaaagaaagatcgctatttatatcggttagcccatcaatcattcgatatcttgagcctcagacaggcgatgtgtttacaacaCATTTCGGTGCATTTTTCCTGATGATGTTAGTGTGTGAAAATTATTTGTTCATCGATATTTTGATATAGTGGTGTGTAAGGAATAGTTTAGAGTCTTCCATTACCTTGGGTGAAGTGTGGTCAATAAAACATAGTTCTCCAATAAATTTGAGTTTTCTTTTCTGATTCAGTTTTAAGAATGAGAGATTAAGGTTCGATTTTTTGTTCTTTGCAAAATTTGAGAACAAAATATGTAggtgttttgtttttttctctTCCTAGTGAACTTGTTAATATACTTAGGGGTGGTTCGATACGGTATAccgcataccgtaccgaacACCGCATAGCAataccgtgtataccgatttttttccggtataccgaaatatcaaaaattcaaaaatcttataccgataccgataccaaaaatttcggtacggtatgatataccaaaattttcgatATATTCGGttttttttcggtacggtaaaAGCGGTATGACgacatttcgatattttttgCCAGCTCTAAATATAATACCCTTTACACAAATTCACAGGTTGAAACACCCCTCTTTTCCCCTCATGGATTAGTTACATCCAAGTATTCCCCCATGTGGGCTGGCTTGTACTCTGGTTTTTCCCCGAATAACAAGGTGAATTTTCTCttatactattattttttttagctctGGACTTGATAAAATTATGAGCGAGCATCGTCTCCACAAAATATTTAATAACTTTGTAAATAGAGATCAGGTGAGAACTTTTGGAAAGAGATGCAATATATGTTGAAAATGCGAAGGAAAGAGATGCAACCAAGGAGGAGCTGGTGTTTTTGGTCGATGCTTCACCCAAAATGTTCTTTGCTACTTGCTCTTCAGTTCGTCTCtttttctttatatttttcATCCCATTTTTTCTGCTTCTACTATACtattttttaaatctgaatttttatgtttggattagttttgtttttttatgggATTTTGTGTATTAGTTGTTTATTAcagattatttttcaaaattttggtgtCTGGTTATGCCTTTGTTTCACTGGCCTGCTAAATTTTTCATGTGCTTGTTTTCTCTTGGATTCTTCTAAAAAATTCTTCTTTTCTGGAATGTGAGATACATGGAAGCACAATGCATTCCCTTGATgccaaaaacaatttttctgTTGAACTTGACAATGTGGAACCTAAAAATCGTGGATATCTGAAAAAATTACTTGTTATATCCTTTGGTTTTTTGTTTAGGCCAATTGTTTCCAGTTATATTATGGATTCTAAACATACCATCCATTTCTTAAGAGTTGAGACCTAGCTATTGCATTTTTCTGTCCTCCACGGACACACATGAAAGCAGTATCATCTTTTCTTTCGCAGACAAATCTGTGAGATATTTTGATAGTTTTACTTTACAAACAAGATGTTGAATGTTCATTAACATGTCAATACTTGCAGGTAATAGAGATGATGTTGAAGCAGATAGGATAAAGTTGAAGAAAAATGGCGATAGATCTGTCGACGACAACAGTAGATGTAGGAGAGAAtgagaatatatatatcattatcGGTTCTTCCAGTAGTAGAGATGAGGTTGAAGCAGCGAGAacttttattcagaattttatattgaattttattttagaaattttaaattttaaatgatttgtaatattgaaaatttgtaaattaattttgttttatttttttaaaaaacgacaacggatattcaCCGTTGTCGTAGGTAGTGTAAAACTGTTGTTGAAGGGCCTTTTATTTAAAAGACATGCCCAAAGACAGCGATTTTTCACTCAAAAAACAACGGTGACAAACCGTTGTAGTAGACTATAACTGACAACGTTGTAAATGACAACGGAGTCTACGACAacatttttaaaaccgttgtcattGGGCATGAAATCTGTTGTCATTTATAGTCAACGACAACggttaaaaccgttgtcgttggtCAGGCTTTTTTACAACACCGTTAGTTACAACGGTTTTtaccccctacgacaacggataatgcgttttttttgtagtgtgtgaagatgatgaagttattcttggtccaaaagtaccatatctaagtgccattggtgcccttaagTATTTTGCAAAttgtactagacctgatatatcttttgctgtaaatttattgacaagattcaactcatatccaacaaaaaggaactggaacggaattaaacatatattccgttatctatgAGGAACAACATatttgagacttttgtactcaaaagacaccaatcaaagtatcattggttatgctgatgctggatatttatctgatccacataaagcacgttcccaaaccggatatgtattacTCGTGGAGACACtacaatttcttggcgttcacagaaataAGCGCTTGTAAcgacttcatcaaatcacgccgagattattgcattacatgaagcaagccgtgaatgtgtgtggctaaaatcaatgacccaacatatccaaacttatTGTGGatttatcagtagacaagaagcatgTGACATTATATGAATATAATGCTGCATGTGTTGCTCAAATGAAATAAGAGTatatcaaaagtgacagaaccaaacatatccctcCAAATTGCATTCacccaagagcttgagaagaacaaagatattgatatttgttacattcaatcaagtgagaactcatcagatatcttcacaaaggcactttctacaacaatattcagaaagcataaatataacattgggatgcgcaatctacgcaatatgtgaagaatcgttCGTGTTGatatgagggggagtttacgtggctgcactcttttttccttactatggtttttatcccaatgggttttcctagtaaggtttttaacgagacagtataaaacacgtagtaaagacagtcatcatatcacggtcatcatcacaagggggagtgttgaaaaaatattattattatattatgttgaatgttgaaaattgagttgtaaatttgaaaaattagtgtgtgatgatgtagatgatgatgttttaatttttagaCTAATCTtcaaatgagatctataaatagatctctccatttgtgtagaaaatcacaattgaattgagagaaaaaaatttgtgaagtgtagaatttgataaattttaagttttgaagtttttactttttactgtaaatttttatttttttacaacaattattactattatttaatttagtttGAATAAAGCTCGTTTCTTGAATTTGGATAAACTTTCGAAACGTAAAACCATGACaatgccttttcttttcttttttttcttcgaTATCAGATTACATCTAACTGGGATTCGGCCCATCCATAAGCTGTATTGCGGCCCAAGTATTGGTCTGCTACAATTGGATGACACCGTAATAGGCCCATATTAGTTATAAAAGTAAACGCGCCAAAAGCTGGAAAGCTTAACGGTGCCTATAATAGGCGCGAATCTTCTAATCCAAATCTAACTTGTACACTTTTAATACAAATATTTAatacaaatattaaattaaatataaatatataaaataaaataaaatttataatttatttggcCAATAATTATTtatcccaaaatattttttttaaatcccaTAATTTTTTCAGTACACTATGTTTTGAATATTCTCTGGATTTTTTTAAACTCATTAAAATCGTCCAAAACAATTCAAGATTCTATTATTTATGTGGATTTCATCAAGGTTGCATTTGGTTACAACAATTACTTCATcaatttgtttttgaaaaaatataaaaccTCGTGCTGGACACAGATTACGTTTCAAAAGTGggcttataaaatattttttcctacaatatatttatgtttgagttatttaaaacGATGTGAAATTCGAATTGAGTTAGATTCATAACCAGAAGTGTGGACTAAATAAGTTATATTTTACTTTGGACAAAAACTCATATAAAACAATCTCAATGATCATTTTTTTGAGACGAGTTTTTTtatgagttatccattaaaaaatattatattttatgtcaaaaatattacttattattataaatatgagtaaggttgacccgtctcacggatgagaccgtctcacaaaaaTGTTACTCTTTACTTTGATAACAGAAATATCAATGCATCAATTTCACTCAATACCAAAATCTTTCAATCGCGTTTAATATTTAGTTGCAAGTTTTATTTTGTACATATGATTATGAAAAATATGACATAATCACGTATAATCATATGTCACGTTTGACAAAAGAATTGAACTTATCTTTTCATGATTGAAAAaagttatacatatataaaatatagacaacaacaataataatacaaCGTTTTTGAGGAGATGTTGAATTTTCGAGTTGACGATTTATAGCTAGCATTTTAATTCCTTTATCTCATGTTCAGTTTACATCCAAAAATAGACCTTAATTATTTACattgttattaaaaaaaataatacatttatAATAACTAAGTAGAAAAAATAAGTGCTTCCCTCCAAATAAATACAACAATAATGAGTgaatgaacaaaaaaaaaatgaattaaataaataaacaagtgcttccctccacaatacATCCATATCTGAAACCTCCcatattcttcttctttcttctcctctcttctctcccgCTTTTGCTTTCCTCCTTCCAAATTCAGATCTTTACCGATTCCCACTTCGATTTCTTCCCCAATTCCAATCGCGTCTCCTTCTATTTGGTTTCCCATTTCGGAAACCCCAAAACCCTCGAACCAGAAAGGCTTCTGGAAATGGGAATGAATTCTGAGTTCCAAGAATTCATCCCCTCTCTGTTTCTCTCAGTCATTGAGACTTGAGAAAAATCCCATCATGCAACAGCAGAATTCGAAGAAAAAGTCCCCTTTCACCTCCATGAATCCGCCCTTTGGAGGAAGCGATGACGGCGACTACCACCGCTTCGATGATGTTGACCCTCATCGTCTCCAGCCTGATCAAGATTTCTATGAAGCCATCGTTGTGAAGACACCACTTGTGAGCGCTTTGAAATTTGAATCCTTTACATAATTCTGTTCAAAAGCGTTTTCGATGTGACATTTATCTTAGTTTTTGTAGTTTAAGTGGGGATGAGTGAACAAGGTCCCCATCTGAAATTATTTAGATGATGAAATTTGATGTGGACTTCTGGTTTCAGTTATGATTCAGGGTTTTAGTATGAAGGACTGATATTTTTGTTGTCAAGGGAATATTGGTAGCTGAATTAAAATTGGGTTCTTTGGTTCTTTCATTGTACAGGTCTATACCCGTACATTTTGGCTTCAAGCTTTCACTCTTTTATGTTATTAGGCAGAACATTGAAGTGGCTTTTGGTTTGTATTcttctattgatgagtatggaAAATCTTTTTGTACTGGTTTACTGATAACTCTAATTGCTTGGTTTAACTGACATGAAAATGCAATTTTCTGTTATTACGTGGAAGAGATGCCTTTTGATTTATTGTGTAATGACAAATATTGACTTTTGCGGCGAGTTTTACTGTACGAAGTATTAAACAAGTCAAATAGTCCCAACTCCAAGTCACTTCTTTTTATCTCGATGCACATGAATATACTAATTGAAATGGGGAAATCCACGTTTGTCCTGTGTGTATCTTGATtgtggtttgtttattttgacTCCTCTAGCAATCAAAGAGGAAGAGCAGAACAGTGGACCTTGAAGCTAAATATGCTGAGAAAAACATGGGTTCTGGCAGTGTTGGGGTTATTAAAGGACCATTTCAGACGCGGGGAAAAGTGGGAAAAAATCCCAAGGTTCCAAGGACGACTAAAACCAATAAATCCGGATCTCCTATGACAAACATTGGTAATATTTACAACCATCAAATATTGTAAATGATAGCTCCGTAAAAATATCTCTCCTTTTGAACCTAGAACTAAAGATAATGAATCATGATATATTTACTATGCAGGTTCTCCCTTGGGCAATATTCTCAGTCAAGTTGGTCCCTGTCGTTATGATAGTTCTCTGGGTAATTAAGTTGTCTTTACAAATGCCAAAATTTCTCTTTAGTTCCAATTTATTCCAGGATAACTCCTATGTTTTCGTATGTATTTTCTTGACCCAGGTCTCTTGACAAAGAAGTTTATAAATCTGTTTAAAAACGCTGAAGATGGTATTCTTGATTTGAACAAAGCTGCAGGCACATTGGAGGTGGTTATTCCATCCAATTTAAAGCTTCACTTTCGAACAACTTTAGGTAGCTGAAATCTTGTTGTTGCAACAGGTGCAGAAAAGGCGCATATATGATATAACTAATGTTCTTGAAGGCATTGGGcttatagaaaaaaaaatcaagaacagAATCCAGTGGAAGTATGAAGCTTGCTTGATACATTTCTAATTTCTCTCTAGTTTTCAGTATAGTGTCATCAAAAGTCAATTAGAAAATGCAAGTTACTGATGGCTATAGATGTCAATTAGGGGTGTAGACGTTTCAAGGCCAGGAGAAGTTGATGAGAGTCTTTCCGGTTTGCAGGtatgtatataaaaatgatacaaaaaaaaaaacgcatATCGGTCTATGCACGAAATTTCTGTCACATTTCTTAATTTATTCTCTCGGTACAACTTATTGTGAGATATATTTTTGAAGTTGAATCGAAGTGAGCTTGGATCTAATTTTGAAAGATGATAAATAGTTTACAATTATTTTTTGCTACTCTACAGGAAGACATAGAAAATTTGAATGTGGAGGAGCACAGATTGGATGATCGGATAAGGTTATCATATGATCTTCGACAATTCTATACATTTTTCTGGTCACTAGTAAGCACAAAGCCATTTGACACATTTCCTGTTATTCCAGAGAAATGCAAGAAAAACTGACGAGCCTCAGTGAAGATGCAAACAATCAG
Proteins encoded:
- the LOC140882905 gene encoding transcription factor E2FB-like; its protein translation is MQQQNSKKKSPFTSMNPPFGGSDDGDYHRFDDVDPHRLQPDQDFYEAIVVKTPLQSKRKSRTVDLEAKYAEKNMGSGSVGVIKGPFQTRGKVGKNPKVPRTTKTNKSGSPMTNIGSPLGNILSQVGPCRYDSSLGLLTKKFINLFKNAEDGILDLNKAAGTLEVQKRRIYDITNVLEGIGLIEKKIKNRIQWKGVDVSRPGEVDESLSGLQEDIENLNVEEHRLDDRIREMQEKLTSLSEDANNQKWLFVTEEDIKNLPCFQNETLIAIKAPHGTTLEVPDPDEAVDYPQRRYRIVLRSTMGPIDVYLVSQFEEKMEEIHADEQPNIPETSTANENPLPTEESRGSELGVAGLEPERLFPDTGSAQDFVSGIMKIVPEVSNDADYWLLSDTDISITDMWRTEPGIDWNSLNPIHEE